One Ricinus communis isolate WT05 ecotype wild-type chromosome 1, ASM1957865v1, whole genome shotgun sequence DNA window includes the following coding sequences:
- the LOC8264592 gene encoding cytochrome P450 CYP749A22, with product MAEMVMGTLIFCFLGFLCSYFLLILSKFLYKEWWTPVRIQSLMRSQGIKGPSYRFIHGNTKDITNMRKETMENPMELSHLILPRIQPHIYSWIKLYGTNFLLWYGGRAQLVVTEPELAQEILNSKEVTFYKVGFQEYITKLLGDGLVLASGEKWIKMRKLASRAFHSENLKGMVPAMIASAEVMLEGWRSHPGKEIDAFQEFKVLTSEIISRTAFGSSYLEGEKIFEMLKKTISIIAGNHYKVRIPGIKFFKTTYDVELDKLQQDIRDTIMEMVKKREEAAKISEQDSFGHDFLGSLIKAYKDEDKNKKISVEDMIDECKNFYVAGQETTASSLSWTILLLAIHRDWQEKARKEVLELFGQQNPTADGITRLKTMSMIINESLRLYPPVLHVNREVKREVKLGKLLIPAKMETNVPVLALHTDNKIWGEDAHLYRPERFAEGVAKATNNNISSYIPFGLGPRTCVGLNFAITEKKIALSMILQRYRFTLSPTYVHSPVHILTMCPQYGVPIILEAL from the exons atggCTGAAATGGTGATGGGAACCCTGATCTTTTGCTTTCTGGGCTTTCTGTGTTCCTACTTTCTTTTGATTCTCAGCAAGTTCCTTTACAAAGAATGGTGGACTCCAGTTCGGATACAATCGCTGATGAGATCTCAAGGAATAAAAGGCCCTTCTTACAGATTCATCCATGGAAACACCAAAGACATAACAAACATGAGAAAGGAAACCATGGAAAATCCCATGGAATTGTCACATTTAATTCTCCCAAGAATTCAGCCTCATATATACTCTTGGATCAAGCTATATG GGACGAACTTTCTTCTGTGGTACGGCGGACGAGCTCAGTTGGTTGTTACAGAACCTGAACTGGCTCAAGAAATACTGAATAGTAAAGAAGTAACATTTTACAAAGTTGGGTTCCAGGAGTACATCACGAAGCTATTAGGGGATGGGCTTGTATTAGCCTCAGGTGAAAAATGGATTAAGATGCGTAAACTCGCAAGTCGTGCTTTCCATTCAGAAAACTTGAAG GGCATGGTTCCCGCAATGATAGCAAGTGCAGAGGTGATGCTTGAAGGATGGAGAAGCCATCCAGGGAAGGAGATTGATGCATTCCAAGAATTCAAAGTTCTAACATCAGAGATAATCTCCAGAACAGCTTTTGGAAGCAGCTATCTGGAAGGGGAAAAGATTTTTGAAATGTTAAAGAAGACGATCTCCATTATTGCGGGAAACCATTATAAAGTGAGAATTCCAGGAATTAA atttttcaaaacaaCCTATGACGTTGAATTGGATAAACTCCAACAAGACATACGAGATACCATCATGGAAATggtaaagaaaagagaagaagcaGCAAAGATAAGTGAACAAGATAGCTTTGGACATGATTTTCTTGGATCGCTTATAAAGGCCTATAAGGATGAAGATAAGAATAAGAAGATATCTGTAGAAGACATGATTGATGAGTGTAAGAATTTTTACGTTGCTGGACAAGAAACAACTGCTAGCTCTCTCAGTTGGACTATTCTTCTTCTAGCAATTCACAGAGATTGGCAAGAGAAAGCAAGAAAAGAGGTCCTTGAACTATTTGGCCAGCAGAATCCAACAGCAGATGGGATTACAAGATTGAAGACt ATGAGCATGATCATCAATGAATCTTTAAGGCTATATCCTCCTGTTCTTCATGTGAATAGAGAAGTCAAAAGAGAAGTCAAATTAGGAAAACTACTTATTCCAGCAAAGATGGAAACAAACGTTCCAGTACTAGCACTTCAcacagataataaaatatgggGAGAAGATGCTCACCTTTACAGACCAGAAAGATTTGCAGAAGGGGTTGCTAAAGCTACAAACAATAACATCTCTTCATATATACCGTTTGGTTTAGGACCTCGAACTTGCGTGGGCTTGAACTTCGCCattacagaaaagaaaattgctcTTTCGATGATTCTGCAGCGCTACAGGTTTACCTTGTCACCTACATACGTACATTCGCCAGTTCATATTCTTACAATGTGTCCACAATATGGAGTTCCTATAATTCTCGAGGCCTTGTGa
- the LOC8264593 gene encoding cytochrome P450 CYP749A22: MGTLIIFLSSSILCLSFLSFFIKFLNKIWWTPIHIQSMLRSQGIKGPSYRFYHGNSKEIINMEYNASSNPMKLSNDQLFSTVLPHIYSWSKLYGKNFLYWHGPRAHIVVQEPSMLKDIFNRDEIFTKGEPEDYVKKLLGDGIVTARGEKWLKLRKISNHTFHAESLKGMIPGMIASVEMMLERWNNHDGKEIEAYKEFKILTSEIISRTAFGSSYLEGQHIFDMLIRLAVIVIRNKYKVRIPGIRNLVKTRDDTDSDKLEQGIHNSFIYMIKKREVAMTDQSGSFRNDFLGSLLKAYHENNMAKKITVANLIDECKTFYVAGHETTTSLLTWILLLLAIHPEWQEKAREEVLEIFGSQRLSSDGLTGLKIVSMIINETLRLYPPVVNVIRKVDGEVKLGELIIPENTEIDIPVIAIHHNPQIWGEDVYKFKPERFAEGVAKATNNNITAYLPFGLGPRNCVGSSFAITETKIALSMILQRYRFSLSPTYVHSPIPILTMCPQYGLQMVLHKL; this comes from the exons ATGGGAAccttgataatttttctttcaagctCTATTTTATGTTTGtcctttctttcattttttatcaaGTTCCTTAACAAAATATGGTGGACTCCAATTCATATACAATCTATGTTAAGATCACAAGGAATTAAAGGCCCTTCTTACAGATTCTACCATGGAAACTCCAAAGAGATCATCAATATGGAATATAATGCCTCAAGTAATCCTATGAAATTATCCAACGACCAATTGTTCTCCACTGTATTGCCACACATTTATTCATGGAGCAAGCTTTATG GGAAGAATTTCCTATATTGGCATGGTCCTCGAGCTCACATTGTGGTGCAAGAACCTtccatgttaaaagatatatttaatagaGATGAAATATTCACCAAAGGAGAACCTGAAGATTATGTGAAGAAGCTTTTAGGGGATGGAATTGTTACAGCTAGAGGGGAAAAGTGGCTCAAGCTGCGTAaaatatcaaatcatactttcCATGCAGAGTCCCTGAAA ggaaTGATTCCAGGTATGATTGCAAGTGTGGAGATGATGCTTGAAAGATGGAATAATCACGACGGCAAGGAGATAGAGGCATACAAAGAATTCAAGATTTTAACTTCAGAAATAATTTCAAGGACAGCTTTTGGAAGTAGCTACTTGGAAGGGCAGCACATATTTGATATGCTAATCCGGTTGGCTGTCATTGTTATCAGAAACAAGTATAAAGTGAGAATTCCTGGAATCAG AAACCTTGTCAAAACCAGAGATGACACTGATTCAGACAAGCTAGAACAGGGGATACACAATTCCTTCATATATAtgataaagaaaagggagGTAGCAATGACTGACCAATCCGGTAGCTTTCGAAACGATTTTCTTGGATCATTACTGAAGGCATATCATGAGAATAATATGGCAAAGAAGATAACAGTAGCCAACCTAATTGATGAGTGTAAGACCTTCTATGTTGCTGGACATGAGACCACAACAAGCTTACTCACCTGGATACTTCTTCTTCTAGCTATTCACCCAGAATGGCAAGAAAAAGCCAGGGAGGAGGTCCTTGAAATATTCGGCAGCCAACGTTTATCCTCGGATGGACTCACAGGATTGAAGATT GTCAGCATGATTATCAATGAAACTCTACGGCTATATCCTCCAGTTGTCAATGTGATCAGGAAAGTCGACGGGGAAGTTAAGTTAGGGGAGCTAATTATACCTGAAAATACTGAAATCGACATTCCAGTTATTGCAATCCACCACAATCCTCAAATATGGGGAGAAGATGTTTACAAATTCAAGCCAGAGAGATTTGCAGAAGGCGTGGCTAAAGCTACAAACAACAATATAACTGCCTACCTTCCATTTGGTTTAGGACCTCGAAATTGTGTGGGTTCAAGCTTTGCAATTACAGAGACCAAGATTGCGCTGTCAATGATTCTACAACGTTACAGATTTTCCCTATCACCAACTTATGTCCATTCACCTATTCCAATTCTCACCATGTGCCCACAATATGGACTCCAAATGGTGCTCCACAAGTTGTAG